The nucleotide sequence GCTTCTGGCGCAGGCGGCGCACGTGGGTGTCCACGGTGCGGGCGTAGCCCTCGAACTCGTAGCCCCAGACGGAATTGAGCAGCCGGTCCCGGGTGAGCACCCGGCCGGCGCTCTGGAACAGCTCGGCCAAGAGCTTGAATTCCGTGGCGGTGAGCGCCACCTCGGCCCCGTCCAGGCTCACCCGGTGGGCGGCCATGTCCACGGACAGGCCGTCGCGGGCCAGCACCTGCCGTTTTTCCGGCTCCGGGGCGTGGCGTTTGAGCACCGAGCGCAGGCGCAGGACCAGTTCGCGCGGGGAAAAGGGCTTGACCACGTAGTCGTCGGCCCCAAGCTCCAGCCCGACGATGCGGTCCACTTCCTCGCCCCGGGCCGTCAGCATGATG is from Solidesulfovibrio magneticus RS-1 and encodes:
- a CDS encoding response regulator yields the protein MSKDSILIVEDDEDIVELLAFNLQSAGFAAETARDGYEGLAKARRNPPAAVILDLMLPGLDGFEVCKELKRDPKTASAPIIMLTARGEEVDRIVGLELGADDYVVKPFSPRELVLRLRSVLKRHAPEPEKRQVLARDGLSVDMAAHRVSLDGAEVALTATEFKLLAELFQSAGRVLTRDRLLNSVWGYEFEGYARTVDTHVRRLRQKLGHFADMIETVRGVGYRFKE